TCTGGTATTAGTCGGAAGGTATTCCAAACTCGGATCAGGCAGTGTAGTGCTTTTGAGATAGTGCACTCTGTAGCAATAAGTGCGTTTTTCCTAGGGCCAACGAATCAACCGACATggcatatcaaaaaaaaaagttaaaagtttTGTTGCCTTTTCAGGATGAAGCACAGGAAGAGATATTGAAATCACTCCAGAACTCAGGTTAGTTGTTGATAAACCTAAAAGTGATGAGTTGTCTACAGAACTTGAAGATTTTGTTAAGTAAGCttcttcccccccccccccccccccccccccccccccaaaactCAATACATTGTTTCAATCCTTTGCAGctgcaagcaaagatggaatAGTTACTGATCCTTGTACTCCAAAAGGATACATTTACGACAACAACTCAGTTCAAGCTGCTGGTAATTACTCAGCATGTAGATCCGCTACATTGGTAAAGTTGCAAGACGGAAAGGGTAAGAGCATTATATATATAGCTACATATTGCTGCTCGGTGTCAACTGTCTTCTTCATCTCTTACGGATTCACCTTTGCCGtgtctgtgtttttttttgttgtgtacAGAGAATTGTGCTTATGCGCATTGTTCCATTGGCTCAACATTCACACCTGATCTCCAAGGAAAGTTTTTAGCTACAGAAAATTTCTATCACACCTCCAAGGTAATGATATTATCCCCTAAATTCATATTGGTCCACATCAAAATTTGTGGAGAATATATTTGAACATAAAGACATTATGTTTCTATCTGAAACAGTTCTTTGGGTTGGACGAGAAGGATTGGCTGTCTGAAATGATTTCAGCTGGAAAGAGTTTCTGTGGAGAAGAATGGTCGAAGTTGAAAGAGAAGTACCCAACaactaaagaaaaatatttggatgGATATTGCTTCTCATCTGCATATATCATCTCATTGCTTCACGACAgccttggttttgctcttgatGATGAAAGGTACTATATGTAACTGCACAAACTCATCAAGAACAGTTAGATCATTCTGGTTTTGATCATCAAAAACTATGTTTGTTTTGTGTGCAGAATCGAGTTTGCCAATAAAGCAGGAGAAAAAGGAATAGCACTAGATTGGGCATTGGGAGCATTTATACTAAACACTGACACAACCATTTCTGCTTACAATGGTAGATCTAGAAAAATGCTTGGCTGAAGTTACGTATATCAAATACATAATACTATGTAAGATATTTTCATGTGTTCCAATAAAACATGCAAGTTATGTGTATTTAACGTTAAGctgtttgttgttgtttctttttgtgAAATAAGTTTAGCTACTCCTTATAATTGTGTATGGGATTTTCAAAGCTTTTACGTTAAGAGCGTCTGTTTTCATTCAGCATCCTTGTGGACCGTGTCAGATTATAATATGTAGAAATAGTAGACGTGACCATGTCTTTACCTTATTGAATCTTTCCTGATTGAAGACTTGACTATTTCTATAACAAAACATTCAATAATTTTCAAAACATGCAAGTAGGACTATACAATAAATATACTCGACAAGTTTGTAGCTGAACATTTACAGTCACGGAcgttaatatgttttaaaaaagaaagatgCGAGTTTTATAATATTCTTCAAACCAAGTGTTActtagtaaaacaaaaaatgttttacttattttaatgaATCATCTAATACTTATTCTTGGTAGTTGAGTTGAACTTGTATCTTGCCTTTAACCTTATCCATTCTAATACAGCtatcatttaaaaatgtttactaGACTACTGAAACAACAGATTATTATTctactaaaataatattcaacatgtatacttttaaataaaaagaaaaaaagatgaacACAATGTAAAAAATAGCTAATCAAACAAAAgttctaaattatattttaaaaatgcattTTGTTCAAGCAAAATAAAATCGAAAAGACATAAAATGATGACAGTGAAAGGTTTTGTTATGAACTCATCTTCggattaaaataagaaaatgattaTATGATGTATGCTTCGAGTTATTTGACTGAGTTTTTTCTACTTTGAATAAAACAACTTGTATTTGTATGTATGTTCTTGTATATTCTCTATTTCCTACCTAAATCGTGATATATACTGTTAATGAttcattaaacaaaaactaaggtCTATGAGCCGTTCAGACATCGTGATCTCTCTTTCTGTCCTTCTCCATGTCTTGCTATAAAAAAAAGCTGTTCTCCATTTGCTTATTTCATGggaaaaatctttataaaacaTTCTGTCTTCCCCACAAGTCCTTGGCGTCTCTGCTAACTTTCCTCCCGATTTTTCTGCTCTTAAATCAAGGACGAGATAGCTTACCCTTCACGCTATAAACACACCTTTTCCCGATTTTTGTCCAGTttatttgttgtaaaaaaaactaagatatgAGTGAACACATGTTGGTATATGTCGATCGAGTGATGCGGCCAGTTCTCGCGGAGCCGTCTAGCCTCACGGTGAAGGAGGATAATGCAGTTTATGTCTACGATGGAGATACTTTTGCTACGGAGATGTGGTCGGCGGAGTGTCGTATTTGCCAGGAGGAATCCGCTATTATGAATCTCGAGAGCCCGTGTGCTTGTAATGGCAGCCTCAAGGTACTTTGTTCACTTTCTTTTGTTCATgttcttagaccatctccaacttAAACCTACTTTTGTTTCTATAAGTAACTCCATTATAAGATAATCCATTGGAGCaaaaatattctataaaaaTTACTGTATAATAGAATTACGCTATTTTAGAGAGAATTAGTTTGGGTTGGAGAGACCTTACTATGAAACTATGATTATCCATGAAAGAGCTAAAAAGAATGTAGGTTTTTAACAGTATGCTCACAGAAAATGTGTTCAACGTTGGTGCAATGAAAAGGGAAACACTATATGCGAGATTTGTAATCAGGTATTTTATACGATTTTCTCCTCTGTTTTTATCTTTGAGGAGTAGACTGAGACCTGATGAATCTATACCAGAAAATAAATCTTAGGTACATTAGATAGGACATTGCAGATATATTCAGATTACAActatttttctttagtttttttttaaacctgaATTCAACTCAAAATTAATGCATTAACTGGAAAGATACTATGTAAAGTTTAAAATCTAACGCCCTTTTAACTTTGTATTATCCAGTCATACCAAGCTGGATATACCTCTCCTCCACCTCCACTCAGGTCTGAAGAGACTACTATTGACATTGGGTAATGATCAGTCTCATAACACTATTGTATATGTCTTATAATTGGTCTGACTACATAATGTGTTTGTTTGTAGTGGAGGATGGACAATCTCAGGTTTGGATTTAGATGATCCACACCTCATGGCAATAGCAGAAGCTGAACGTCAGATTTTAGAGTCTGAGTATGATGATCATACAGCTCCTGATACCAGTCTTGCTGCATTTTTCCGCATATCTGCCCTAATTGTAAGCCTTCTCCACAAGTTTCAATTATTTACTGACTTGTAAACTCTATAATAACATCCctttcttgctttttttttttttttttgcagttgaTGACTCTTCTATTACGGTGCGCATTGACTATACCAGATTATGCagatggtgaagatgaggaCACTTCTTCAATACTTTCTGTAAGTTGAATCTCAAGTTTCTATAGTAGACTATGCAAGTTTCAACTCCAAAACCACAAAACTAAAAATCTCTTTGTAGCTTTTCTTACTCCGAGCTGCCACTTTTCTTCTTCCTTGCTACATCATGGCATCAGCCATTAGTATCTTACATCGGCGAAGGCAAAGACAGGTTAGCTTTTTAGACACACTTGCAACAAAACTTTTCTTATCATTTCGACAcaggatttttttttggtaagcaaaaaagtaaatttgcgttatcatgtttttttttccatttcccaatttttttttgttgattagcAAATACTTGCGGAACCGCATTGCCATTCCGCAAAGTTACCAATCAGAGCCAATGGTTTActttaaacaaaaattgattGAACAGGAAGCAGTGGCTTTGGCAACCAGGTTTGCATTGGTGCTCAGCTCACGTCAGCCTAGAGCCATGATTAATTACTTGTCCATGGAGCCTTGATTAACTTTTTGATGGAAACTATTGAATTCAAACTTTGTTAACTACAAGACAACCACTAGGTCTACATGAAGTTCCTTCTGAATCGGCTTTATCACAAGTTAAAAGCTCAAGGAAGGAGTGTCCTAGCTTAGTGCAGagcttcttcttttcttaaGTAAACGAATCTAATAAACATTATGTGTAAGTATAGTTCAGAGTTTCGGATCTTGTGCAATGTACAAACTGTaaatgtcattttttttttgcttcttttcttttgtaattttAGCATTGAGCTTTTCAGTGACATTCTGTTGCTCAATACTCAAACTCTTGCATCAATTTTTGAATTCTTTGGTCGAATACAAACAAAACTTACTAAGATCGAGCATCGTACAAGAAGCTTTTACATGTTAACTGCGGACAGAAAGGAAGAGCAAAGCTAGTTTCCCTGCAATAACAGTTCCTTAATGTCATACCCTTGGACctgacaaaaacaaaagacaaaTCAAAACATAAGTTTAAAGAGTTGATCTGTTCTTTTAACATTGTAGTGATCATCATAGTAATGTGTTCTCTACCTGAAGGAAAGTGAGCAGCAAGATAACTCCCGAGTTCCAGAAACCGTGTATGACCATCGGGGTAATAAGATTGCGGGTTTGCGCATACGATAACCCCAAAACCGATCctaaaccagagaaaaatttGCAGTCAGAGAGGTGTTTTATAAACACGAGAAAGATGCTAGTGCTATTGTTTTTAGTTGTGTGTTTTCACCTAGTATAAACAGCTGCGGGAATTCACCGGGTGTGAGGTGCGCAAGCGCAAACGCAGCTGAGCTGATGATGATCGCTATTGGAGTCGGCACCCTAAAAAAATGAGCAACAAAACAATGTagttagctttttttttttttgttcagaagCAAAACGACAAGAAGACAAAGACCTTTTTACCATTTGGTAAGAGAGACCATGAAGAATCCGCGAAACACCGTCTCCTCAAGAAGTGGAGCAAGGACTCCAGTTATCCCCACTAAGCTTAACGTGCTGCACACTCATTACATGCAACTGTGATCAAACTCTAGTATTGATACAACATCGCAAATGCTGTTTCTTTTGCGGAATATACCTTATGTTTGAGGATCCGATTAATGGGAGAAGCTTCATCAAAGAGTCCACCTGAAAACCTCATTACTATTAATTATCCATCAGACATTTTcataaagaagaaagaaactatGATAGTGAAAATTCTCCTAACCTCTCTTTCTGGTGTCTCTGTCCTAAACAAGGATAAAGCAACACCTGTTAACGCAATAGCCCCAACAGCTCCAACCAGACCTATCCCACTCCACACCAGCCATCCTTTTTGCAAGTTAAAGGGCTGTttcaaatctgaatatcaaaacaaaaacaaaaaaaaaaatcaaaggccAAATAAAAAGTGAAAACAGTGAAGAAGGAAAGTACCATAGCGCAAAATGTCTTCAGGAAGCGGCTCGAATGTTTTAGCAACGGTGAATATAACAGCAAGTACTGCTAGAGTTGTTAAACTacaaaagtatttaaaaataaagttctTCAGCATAAAAGCATATTCATGTTGACATTATCTTAAAACAAAAGAGTAGCTTGTTGGCAAAAATACCCTTGATCCAGGAATAAGATCTCCGCCTTGTCGTCCAAGCTCAGCTTCTGAACGTCGATCCCTAGATACGGTAAGGCTACCATCTCAGTTAACCCTGTCAACACAAAACTGCCTGGGATAATAGTTAATAAACTGAGATGATGATCTGTTGTTCATACTCAACCATACTTGTCgagttgtatgttttttttttttatcaaaggtAAGGTTTTGATGGGAGAGTACCTTAAACCACAAGCAAGCGAAGTTAACGAAACTGTTTGCCATTCCCATGGCACTTCCCATCTCTCAAGTATCCGCCACTCTCCTTGTAACTAACAAAGCAAcaaactttttattatattttctgaaaCCAGACAGGAAGCTTGTCGGAGAAATAGCTACCTTTCCCTCTCCTCCAGTTTCTTTCCCAGAGTTGGAAATGCACGCTGATCTCCATTTCCTACGGTAAACCGTAGATAACCGGCGGCTAGCGAACCCCGGAGAAAACCGGCACAAACCGCCGCGGTTGTAAGTCTTCGGCGGGATTAAACTCCGGGAACCGGAGATGCAGAAAAGAGACGAAGATTTAGATAAACACGAGATCATCTGCGAAACCATCTGAATTGTTTGATcgaaacttttgtttttttccgaCCAAAGCAACTAAGATTGGTAAGAGTGATCAGGAAGAGGATAAGGTCCGATTAAATAAGTCGGGTAGTAAAAACCCGTATGTAAATATGGGCCTAAGCCCATTATGTCAATATAGGCCCAAACGCTTACACGACCAACTCCAAAGCTTCTTTGTCagtatgtttcttttttctttgtcagTATGTAGCGAAATAGATACATCCCTCGTGATTTctaatttgtaattttgttcTTTAGGAGAATGATATCCACTCATTTTTCtattcatttaataaaaaattcaaatttaatttataaccAAGACAAAAGAATacttaatattatttcaaacATTAGTACAAAATCACTTGCAAATTGGCCCTATTGTCATGGTTAATGTTGTTGACCCACATCCATTGAACAAATGACACTTAGCTTTAGAGACAGCCAGTAACTTCATCATGTTTCCTCTATTTATACTCAAATCTAAATCATCCACAAGAAATAGTAATACAAAATAAcaatagaaaaaagaaaaaaaagagaaatggtTACTTTaagctcatcttcttcttcaacaccAAACACATCTTCTGATTTCACGAGGAGCAATAATAGTAACACTCTCCACGGtcctttctcttcctcttctacttCTTTCTCCTACTTGACAAGCAAGGAAGATGCTCTCACGCAGAAGAATCTAAAGATTGGTATGAACATGGACACCAATCCAGAGGAGGATCAAGATGTTCTTGGAGTTAGCAAGAAAGCTTCTGAAGATATTGAGATTGGTGTGTTTGGAGCTGAGAAGTACTTCAACGGAGATATGGATTCCGAACACAGTTCTTCACTTGTGTCTCCTTCAATCGAGAGAATCTTCGCGGGTCCGAAGAAAAGCTCCAAGAAATCCTCCGAAACTCCGAGTCTTCGGTCTGAATCCAGCTGGAATAGCCAGAGCTTGTTGCTTCagaacaagaaaaagaagaaccaCAACAACAGCCCTAGCTGCAACAGTTACTTGCAGGACAAGGATGCTAGTACTAGCAACCAAAAGGTGAGTAACAAGAAGAGCTTTCTCCTGAATCTTGGCTGCAAAGGTGTTTGTTCTAACTGGAACGCAGTGGATGTCGTCGACGTCGACGAGAAGAGAAGAACCTCTGGTCTGAAGAAGATCAAGACGCAATTGAGTTTCTCTGGAGATCTAAGCGCGGAGATGAAGCTTCATAAGCAACATCAAGAAGCAATGTTAGAGCAGAGGAAGACTCTTGAAATATTTGGATCTCCTCTTATTGAGAAGAGAATCATTTCAAAGAACTTACCATGGGAATACTCAACCTCTGctaagcaagaagaagaaggagaagatgggAGTGTGAGTGATTTAAGCTCAGATCTCTTTGAGATTGAGAGTGTAACAGGGAAGAACAAACCCTATCTTGCGAGGCAAGAAAGCAGCGATGCAGAGTCACCGGATTGTTATGCGCCAAGTGAGGTAAGCATAGCTTGGAGTGTAGTAACGGCTAGTGTTGCGGATTACTCTGTTATGTCTGAATGTGCTACGAGTCCTGTCAAGCACCGGTCATTCCAGATTCCTCGAATCCCTATAACCGCCAAATCAAACCGAGAGAACGAGCCTCATAGACAGAAACCGAGAAGTGGTGGTGGTTTATTGTTGGGATGCAAGAGTCATAAAGCTGTCAGAGTTTCAGGTGATTCGTACACAAACATGAACAGAACACCGAGTTATGTTCCAAGGTTCCCTGCAGAAGCTAATCCAACAAGTATCGAGACAAGGAGGAGAGCAAGCAGTAGTTCCGTTTCTCGCACGCAATCGCCTTTTCTGTATATTTAGTGACGCCCTAAAAAACCTGAGGTCCTTTTTCTTTACATGTAATGTTTATCGAGTGAAAAaagatttgttttgttaataccatatttaaatttattgtctTGTGATCCAAGAACTCATTTATCTTCAATCAATAGAGAACTTCAAATCAAATACACACAAGTTTTACTGACAACAAATGAGTCCAAGAACTCATCAATTATCGCTTGCACCATGTGAACACTAGACACTTGTTTCTAATCTGCAAAAAAAGACATAACCAAAGAATGCAATCCCATGTGACCTTTGAATGTGTAGCTATAGCCTTTTGTTGACTCAAGAGACATGTCTTAATGCAGCACAGAGACTGGTCACAAACACACAATGGTCCACCTCATTTTCATGTGCCCGTCTCAAGAATAGAAATATACCTGATTAGGGGTTTAGATTTAACGGTTTAATGAAACTCCGTACGAGTTTGCCTAAAAGAGCCAATAATGAGGAGTCTCAATTAATCAATGACAGTGTCCATTTCACCTAACATGTCTTAGACGCCAATCCAGAATCTTCTGGTCCAGAACTCATCTCAAGACCATGTGGTTGATAATGAGATAAAGtaagaagaagacaagaaacCTTAACTGTATCATTGATGATGATATGTCTCGGTAACCTACTCATGGGGAATGTTAGGTTTTGGGAAGATGATTGATTGTAACACAGCTTAAAGTTCAAATCCACGATTCAGATCTCACCATGAAACAAACTTTTGATCTTTAAACCAACACAGTGAACACAACAAGGTACTTGATTGGCATACATAGATGAACTCAGATTTGTCAAGAAAACATTCAACCCTGTCCTAAAGTATTATTGGATCCTGAAGATAAGTATTGTATCGTTTTCAAAGGTCCACATTTTATCAATTATTGAACAACCACCTCATTGGTCTATGAAACCAACCAGATAGAGAAAAGTCACCAAGTATTCATGTATAAGGGATAAGAAGAACAACAGCAAGAAGCAATGACTGTGTGCGTATGAAGTTAACTAATAAAGGAGATAAATGAGACAAGTCTCATAATCTGAAACTGTAAGCAGATTCAATAGAGAATATCTGAAGTTTTGGATATTACAAAATGAATTTTAGTGCTAGCTTACACAGAGACATACATCCGCAGATGGAAAATGAGAGATTGGAATCGTATGTACACAGTTACAAGTACACAGAGAGGTTACAGTAGTTCTCTAGCGAGCAAATGATGAAGTAACGTAGCAGTGATAAAGAAaccccaaaaagaaaaagaaaagttacTCATCTTTGGACGCTTTGATAGGCCGTGTCTCAAATCCACCAGTGGCTCTCTTCTCAAGCGAATAAGGCAAGTAAGTACCGAGAATCCTATCCCACAAGACAAAGAACGGCTGCGAGAAATTGTATTTACTCCCATAGAGCTGATGATGAACATCATGGTAAGCAGAGTTGTTACTGAAGAAGATGTGAAACGGGTTCCCGGGGAGCCATAGTCCACAGTGATCATCCACCGTCTTGATGGTAgcgaaggagaagaaaaagatAGCCGTTCTTGGGGACATACCGGAGAAGAGGAAAGACAAAGCACCGCCGATGGTGTCCAAGAGAAGGCCTTCTAAAGGATGGTTGTATAAAGCTCCATACGAATACGGCACGATGAGGCGGTGGTGTTGGGAATGGATGTGCTTGTATAAGAACTTGTTGATGTGCATGTAGCGGTGAATGAAGTACTGCCAAGTGTCGATTACGAACATGGCGATGATTAACTGCCTAGCGAGGAGTAGAAGGGAGAATTGCTGCGTCGTGGAAGCATCTGGATCATCACTTCCTGTTATCtaaagaccaaaaaaaaaaaatgcaggtAAAAAAACAGGTAAAAAGAATGCTAATATAGGAACATGTACATGTCTAAATTGTACCATAACAAGAGAATCATAAACCTCAAATAGTATTTCCAATAAAGAGAAACATCATTCACAAGGTcatgaacaaaagaaaaaaatgataacaaaACGATCTTAATCTAAAACAGCAAGAAACAAGAGATCTGAGTTCTGATTCATCAGATCATCTAAAACGACGATTCATAAGCTTCTGGACAATTCAATAAATAGATCCCTAACCCATCCATAAAGTTTCAACCTTTCATTAAAGAGAGGCAcaggtaaagagagagagagagagaccttgAAGAGGATAACGGAGATGATGGCCTGAAGAGTCTGCTGAAGAAGAACGCCCTTGACGACGGCGGATTTGGTAACGAGATTCTTCTCGTCCTCGTCCACCTTGGAATGCAATCGATACCTCTCCAAAGATCCTAAGCAAATGTACATCCCTGAATACACCCAATACACCAGAATCGGCACGAACGTGCCCAGAAACTCATCCGAAATCTCGAAACCCATCGTCATCTATGTATATATGTTCTCCTAAACAAATCGATAACACCGCCTGAAGAAGAAAACCGAATCAGTCTTCGCTAATTATTCCTCCCAGCTAAAACTAACACGAAGAGATTCAGGAATCTTCTTCGTCCGCCGCACGGTGTTTTTTCTTTATCTCTCTTCTTTCTGCCTGCGTCGAGAGGAAGGAAGACGAAGGAAGAAGACTCGGAAGATCTAATATTATTATGACTTTTCAATTTGTGGGACCCGTCTATTCTGGATTGTCCACGTGGCCCAAGAGGAATGGTCAAGGTGCCAACTGGTTTTGAGTTTAATGCGCGCTCatcttaatattaataaataatctgATTAAAATTATAAGATACGATATTGATTTATGTATAAAAGTCTAAAAGAAGAACATAATCATTGACTTGCCTCTCTGTCTAATTCGGTGGCTCCCTCGTGCCCTCGTCTCGTGGGGTggtaataatttgttttttttttttaattttagtttatttagtACTTacagtttcttttctttcttttttttttgtcaaggagTACTTACAGTTtctaaattgaatattttaattagagtatattattgattaaatagtaaaaaaaaatatagcaaaATGTTGAATAATAATACTACCAACAAATAGTCTTACGAAAGTAAGATATAATGTCtaataccaaataaaatcacaccaaaaacaagagaaaatgaAACACTAAATAAAACAAGTAAATAACGAATCTGTTGGGTACAACAAGCCTAGTGCACAAGATGAACTTGTCATGACTCATGTGCCACAGCAAAGAAGGCAACTTTGTTAGCAAAACATGACAAAGT
This genomic interval from Brassica napus cultivar Da-Ae chromosome A6, Da-Ae, whole genome shotgun sequence contains the following:
- the BNAA06G09040D gene encoding uncharacterized protein BNAA06G09040D; translated protein: MSEHMLVYVDRVMRPVLAEPSSLTVKEDNAVYVYDGDTFATEMWSAECRICQEESAIMNLESPCACNGSLKYAHRKCVQRWCNEKGNTICEICNQSYQAGYTSPPPPLRSEETTIDIGGGWTISGLDLDDPHLMAIAEAERQILESEYDDHTAPDTSLAAFFRISALILMTLLLRCALTIPDYADGEDEDTSSILSLFLLRAATFLLPCYIMASAISILHRRRQRQEAVALATRFALVLSSRQPRAMINYLSMEP
- the LOC106346485 gene encoding membrane-embedded CAAX protease MroQ-like isoform X1; its protein translation is MVSQMISCLSKSSSLFCISGSRSLIPPKTYNRGGLCRFSPGFASRRLSTVYRRKWRSACISNSGKETGGEGKLQGEWRILERWEVPWEWQTVSLTSLACGLSFVLTGLTEMVALPYLGIDVQKLSLDDKAEILFLDQGLTTLAVLAVIFTVAKTFEPLPEDILRYDLKQPFNLQKGWLVWSGIGLVGAVGAIALTGVALSLFRTETPEREVDSLMKLLPLIGSSNISTLSLVGITGVLAPLLEETVFRGFFMVSLTKWVPTPIAIIISSAAFALAHLTPGEFPQLFILGSVLGLSYAQTRNLITPMVIHGFWNSGVILLLTFLQVQGYDIKELLLQGN
- the LOC106346485 gene encoding membrane-embedded CAAX protease MroQ-like isoform X2: MVALPYLGIDVQKLSLDDKAEILFLDQGLTTLAVLAVIFTVAKTFEPLPEDILRYDLKQPFNLQKGWLVWSGIGLVGAVGAIALTGVALSLFRTETPEREVDSLMKLLPLIGSSNISTLSLVGITGVLAPLLEETVFRGFFMVSLTKWVPTPIAIIISSAAFALAHLTPGEFPQLFILGSVLGLSYAQTRNLITPMVIHGFWNSGVILLLTFLQVQGYDIKELLLQGN
- the LOC106346484 gene encoding protein PHYTOCHROME KINASE SUBSTRATE 2-like, producing the protein MVTLSSSSSSTPNTSSDFTRSNNSNTLHGPFSSSSTSFSYLTSKEDALTQKNLKIGMNMDTNPEEDQDVLGVSKKASEDIEIGVFGAEKYFNGDMDSEHSSSLVSPSIERIFAGPKKSSKKSSETPSLRSESSWNSQSLLLQNKKKKNHNNSPSCNSYLQDKDASTSNQKVSNKKSFLLNLGCKGVCSNWNAVDVVDVDEKRRTSGLKKIKTQLSFSGDLSAEMKLHKQHQEAMLEQRKTLEIFGSPLIEKRIISKNLPWEYSTSAKQEEEGEDGSVSDLSSDLFEIESVTGKNKPYLARQESSDAESPDCYAPSEVSIAWSVVTASVADYSVMSECATSPVKHRSFQIPRIPITAKSNRENEPHRQKPRSGGGLLLGCKSHKAVRVSGDSYTNMNRTPSYVPRFPAEANPTSIETRRRASSSSVSRTQSPFLYI
- the LOC106346482 gene encoding sphinganine C4-monooxygenase 2-like, with product MTMGFEISDEFLGTFVPILVYWVYSGMYICLGSLERYRLHSKVDEDEKNLVTKSAVVKGVLLQQTLQAIISVILFKITGSDDPDASTTQQFSLLLLARQLIIAMFVIDTWQYFIHRYMHINKFLYKHIHSQHHRLIVPYSYGALYNHPLEGLLLDTIGGALSFLFSGMSPRTAIFFFSFATIKTVDDHCGLWLPGNPFHIFFSNNSAYHDVHHQLYGSKYNFSQPFFVLWDRILGTYLPYSLEKRATGGFETRPIKASKDE